One window of the Mycobacterium xenopi genome contains the following:
- the purM gene encoding phosphoribosylformylglycinamidine cyclo-ligase gives MTDRRKDSGKHSGNQGITYAAAGVDIAAGDRAVELFKPLASKATRPEVRSKLGGFAGLFALRGGYREPLLAASSDGVGTKLAIAQAMDKHDTVGLDLVAMVVDDLVVCGAEPLFLLDYIALGRIVPERLNAIVAGIAEGCMRAGCALLGGETAEHPGLIEPDHYDLSATAVGVIEADDVLGAERVKPGDVIIAMGSSGLHSNGYSLVRAVLLEIDRMNLAGYVEEFGRTLGEELLEPTRIYAKDCLALAAETQVRTFCHITGGGLAGNLERVIPHGLVAEVDRGTWTPAPVFAMIAQRGRVSRAEMEKTFNMGVGMVAVVAPEDTDRALAILTARHVDCWVLGTVNKGGKEGPRARLVGQHPRF, from the coding sequence ATGACGGACCGTCGGAAGGATTCCGGAAAACACTCCGGCAATCAGGGCATCACCTATGCAGCGGCCGGGGTGGACATCGCAGCCGGTGACCGCGCCGTCGAATTGTTCAAACCACTCGCGTCCAAGGCCACCAGACCCGAAGTCCGCAGCAAGCTAGGGGGATTCGCCGGACTGTTCGCCCTGCGCGGCGGTTATCGTGAACCGCTGCTGGCCGCCTCCAGCGACGGCGTGGGCACCAAGCTGGCGATCGCCCAGGCGATGGACAAACACGACACGGTCGGCCTGGATCTGGTCGCGATGGTGGTCGACGACCTGGTGGTGTGCGGTGCCGAGCCGCTGTTTTTGTTGGACTACATCGCATTGGGGCGGATCGTGCCCGAGCGGCTCAATGCCATCGTCGCCGGCATCGCCGAAGGGTGCATGCGCGCCGGCTGCGCGCTGCTGGGCGGCGAGACCGCCGAGCATCCCGGCTTGATCGAGCCCGACCACTACGACTTATCGGCCACCGCCGTCGGGGTGATCGAGGCCGACGACGTCTTGGGCGCCGAGCGTGTCAAACCCGGTGACGTCATCATCGCGATGGGGTCGTCCGGCCTGCATTCCAACGGCTACTCGCTGGTGCGCGCCGTCCTGCTAGAAATCGACCGGATGAACCTGGCCGGCTACGTCGAGGAGTTCGGCCGCACGCTGGGCGAAGAACTACTGGAGCCCACCCGCATCTACGCCAAGGACTGTCTGGCGTTGGCCGCCGAAACCCAAGTCCGCACCTTCTGCCACATCACCGGGGGCGGGCTGGCCGGCAACCTGGAGCGCGTCATCCCACACGGACTGGTCGCCGAAGTCGACCGCGGCACGTGGACGCCGGCACCGGTTTTCGCGATGATCGCGCAGCGAGGCCGGGTCAGCCGCGCGGAGATGGAAAAAACATTCAACATGGGCGTCGGCATGGTCGCCGTCGTCGCACCCGAGGACACCGATCGGGCGCTAGCCATCTTGACCGCCCGGCACGTGGATTGCTGGGTGCTGGGCACCGTCAACAAGGGCGGCAAGGAAGGCCCGCGAGCCAGGCTCGTCGGGCAGCACCCGCGGTT